Proteins encoded by one window of Pelorhabdus rhamnosifermentans:
- a CDS encoding aspartate ammonia-lyase, protein MRQEQDVLGKKSIADDCYYGIHTARAHENFDLSRVPVHPDLIKALAMIKYCCAQANSELNLLDSKKAQAICQAAQEVIQGQWRDQFSLDALQGGAGTSTNMNMNEVLANRALEILGYDRGCYDVIHPINDVNKHQSTNDVYPTALKVAAIWLLKDLSEACAFLQEALQKKEAEFAQIIKIGRTELQDAVPIMLGQEFGAYAQAIARDRWRIYKVEERLRQVNLGGTAIGTGLNAERKYIYLVNEKLALAAKIGLARAEDMIDATQNADVFVEVSGLIKTLAVNLGKIAHDLRLMSSGPRCGLGEINLPELQAGSSIMPGKVNPVLPEAVNQVAFQVISSDVAISLAAQSGQLELNAFLPLIAHHLLGNISLLKRTVTLFTEKCIQGITANAQACHDQLQQSLAVATALVPAIGYDAASAIAHQAFAEHKSVLQIAQQSGYLSPSELAEILQPERMTRPMSHANRKRK, encoded by the coding sequence ATGAGACAAGAACAGGATGTGCTTGGTAAGAAAAGCATTGCTGATGATTGTTATTATGGAATTCATACTGCGCGGGCTCATGAAAACTTTGATTTAAGCAGAGTGCCCGTTCATCCTGATTTAATTAAAGCCTTAGCCATGATTAAATATTGCTGTGCCCAAGCGAATAGTGAATTGAATTTGCTTGACAGTAAAAAAGCTCAAGCTATTTGCCAAGCGGCGCAAGAAGTCATCCAGGGTCAGTGGCGCGATCAATTTTCCCTTGATGCTCTGCAAGGGGGAGCAGGGACGTCAACAAATATGAATATGAATGAAGTATTGGCCAATCGGGCCTTGGAAATATTAGGTTATGACAGAGGCTGTTATGATGTAATTCATCCGATTAATGATGTAAATAAGCATCAATCAACGAATGATGTTTATCCTACAGCACTTAAGGTAGCGGCTATTTGGCTGCTAAAAGATTTAAGTGAAGCCTGTGCCTTCTTACAGGAAGCATTGCAAAAAAAAGAAGCAGAGTTTGCACAAATTATTAAAATTGGTCGTACAGAATTACAAGATGCGGTACCTATTATGCTTGGTCAGGAATTTGGTGCTTATGCTCAAGCAATTGCACGAGATCGTTGGCGAATTTATAAGGTAGAGGAGAGGTTGCGCCAAGTAAATTTAGGTGGAACAGCTATTGGGACAGGTCTCAATGCTGAACGCAAATATATTTATCTTGTGAATGAGAAACTAGCTTTAGCAGCTAAAATCGGACTTGCTAGAGCTGAAGATATGATTGATGCCACACAAAATGCTGATGTCTTTGTTGAAGTATCAGGCCTTATTAAAACGCTGGCTGTTAATTTAGGGAAAATTGCTCATGACTTGCGGTTAATGTCCTCAGGTCCGCGCTGCGGCTTGGGGGAAATCAATTTACCCGAACTTCAGGCTGGTTCATCTATTATGCCTGGCAAAGTAAATCCCGTACTTCCTGAAGCAGTTAATCAGGTGGCCTTTCAGGTCATTTCAAGTGATGTGGCCATTAGTTTGGCGGCTCAGTCAGGACAACTCGAATTAAATGCATTTTTGCCGCTCATTGCGCATCATTTATTGGGAAATATCTCGTTGCTTAAGCGTACAGTGACGTTGTTTACAGAGAAATGTATTCAAGGTATCACAGCGAATGCTCAAGCTTGTCATGATCAGTTACAACAAAGTCTGGCAGTTGCTACGGCCCTAGTTCCTGCAATTGGCTATGATGCAGCAAGTGCCATTGCCCATCAAGCATTTGCTGAACACAAATCAGTGCTTCAAATAGCTCAGCAAAGCGGATACCTATCGCCAAGCGAACTAGCTGAAATATTACAGCCCGAAAGAATGACTCGTCCCATGTCACATGCAAATAGAAAGAGGAAATAA